From Nocardioides faecalis:
CACCGACGGCGCCAACCTCAACAAGGCATTCGGCGCCCGGCTCGTCGGCCAGGACTGGGCCAGCGTCCCGCGCCCGACGCCGCAGTTCAGTACACCTGCTGAGCCCGAGCCCGACACCGTGCCCGAGACCCCTGGGGTCACGGGCACCCGCCCGAAGGTCGCCGGCCAGGCGCTGGTCGGCAAGTCGTTGACCTCCGCGCTCGGCTCATGGAGCAACGGCGCCACCCTCGCCCGCCAGTGGAAGCGCAACGGGGCACCCATCGCCGGCGCGCGGGGCGCGTCGTACCGGCTGAAGGCGGCCGACCGAGGGGCGCGCATCACGCTCGCCGTCACCGGGTCGAAGCCCGGCCACCGCGCCACCACCCTGGAGTCCGCACCGACCGCGAAGGTGCGCGCCGGCCGCCTCAAGGCCGTGAAGCCGCGCGTGAAGGGCCGGGCCAAGGTGGGCGGCAAGCTGCGGGCCGTCACCTCGCCCTGGGGCCCGGGGAAGGTGACGCTGACCTACCAGTGGCTGCGTAACGGCAAGCCCATCGCCAAGGCAAAGGCGAAGACCTACGTGATCAAGCCGAAGGACCGTGGCCGGCGCATCACGGTCCGGGTCCGGGCCGCCAAGCCCGGCTATGCCTCGGCGGTCCGCACCTCCGCCAAGACCGCGCGCGTGACCCGCTGACCCCGTCGTGCGGGTGGGGCCCGATCGGTCGAGCCCCACCCGCACAACATGCCGCGTTGCGAGCCTAGGGCTCGCACGAACGCGCGGCCCCGCGGAGGATTCGTCCAGGTTCCCCAGTAGTGCCGCGCGCGTGCACCGGGCACAACCGACGTCTGGTGGCGCCCCTGGGGTGCGCCCCGTCAGCCCGGGCGGATCCATCTCCAAGCACACCCGGCGCACACATGCCTCCAGAGACTCGCCGGTCTCGCGGTGCAGGAGGCCGAGGCTGAGCTCGGTGAGGAGCAGTGCCCCGGACGCCAGCTACGTCGCCGAAGGAGTGCATCAGCTCGCGTGCGCCGTTCGCGTCGCCACGCAGGAGAGTCCCCTGGAGTGGTGGGGTTTGAGGGCTGTCGGCGAGGCGTGAAGACGTAGGCGGCCATCGGCGGGATCTTCGGCGTGTACGGCCAAGCACTCATCGAAGAAGAGGTCCACCGATGGCCTTGCCCCAGTCTGCCCTGTCCGAGCTCCTTGAGGCGTTCCGTGCCGGTGATGGTGTCGACTTGGTCCGTGACTCGGTCCGTGTCGCCCTGCAGGAGCTGATCGAGCTCGAAGCAACCGAACGCATCGGCGCCGCACCGGATGAGCGCAGCGACCAGGCGTTGTGCGCGGTCGTGATGGAGGCCTAGGTCCACGGCACCTCCACCCGCAGCGTCGACGACCTGATCGAAGCAATGGGCGCGGTCGGGACCAGCGAGTCCGAAGTCTCCAGGATCTGCGCCACCTCGACGAGACCGTGGGCGCGTTCCGCACCCGCGCCCTGGATCACGTGAAGTTCCCCTACGTCTACCTGGATGCGACCTACCTCCACGTCCGCAACACCCCCGCAACCTGCTGGCCCACGTCCCCAAGGGACAGGCCGAACTGGTGGCGACGGCGTTCCGGATGATCTTCGCCCAGCCCACCGCCCGAGGACGTCCACGCGGCGTAGGACAAGACCCGCGACGACCTCCCCGCCCGGTTCCCCAAGCTGGGTCCGTTGATGGACGACGCCAAGGTCGAAGTCCTCGCCTTCACCGCGTTCCCACGCGAGCACTGGCGCAAGATCTGGTCGACCAACCCGCTCGAGCGGGTCAACAAGGAGATCAAGCGCCGCTCCCGCGTCGTGGGCATCTTCCCAACGCCGCCCGCGGGAGGGCGTTGATCTCGAAGCCCCAGGACGTCGACGCACAAGGCACCAAGAGCACGCAGGCGCGCGTGGCACGAAGGACAGCGGATGCGTCCAGCCAGGACGTCATGGCGCAACGGAAGGTCGCGCGCCGTGCGATGGGAAGAGGCAGTCGGGAACTGGGACTTCGCACGGGGGCTGGAGGGCCCTGCTCGGAAAAACCACAAGGCCTGACCTGCGTTTCCGCAGGTCAGGCCTTGTTTTTTGTAGCGGGGGCAGGATTTGAACCTGCGACCTCTGGGTTATGAGCCCAGCGAGCTACCGAGCTGCTCCACCCCGCGCCGGTGAAGAGAACATTACGGGACGCGCCCAGGGACGCCAAATCCGGGGTACCTCTCTGCCCCACGGCGGTCGCGCGGCGGTCACGGCGGGGGTGGTGAGGTGCGGGGACGCGGTGCCACCCAGCCACGGCGCAGGGCGAGCAGCCGCCAGCCGATGGTCAGTCCGGCACCGGTGAGGGTGACCACCACAGGCGCCAGGTCGAGCTCCTTGCCCAGTACCGCCACGGTGGCGCCGGCGATCGCCGGGATGGCGTACAGCTCACCGTCTCGCAGCACCACGGGCACCCGGTCGGCCAGCACGTCGCGCAGCACACCGCCGCCGACCGCGGTCACCGCCCCGAGGACGGCAGAGGCGAGCAGGCCCAGCCCGGCGTCGTACGCCTTGACCGCGCCGGCGACGGCGAACAGGCCCAGCCCGAAGGCGTCGAACACGTTGATCGAGCGTTCGAACCGGCCGACCGCGGGATGCCACAGGAACGTGACCAGGCCGGCGACCGCGGGGGCCAGCAGGTAGCGCCAGTCGGCGAACGCGGCGGGGTCGGCACCGATGATGACGTCGCGGATCACTCCCCCGCCCAGCCCGGTGACCATGGCCAGCACCACCACGCCGACGATGTCGAGCTGGTTGCGCACCGCCAGCAGGCCACCGGAGACCGCGAAGACGACGATGCCGAGCAGGTCCAGGGTCAGCAGCACGTCCCGATCCTCCCGCCTGTCACCCGCGCGGGCCAGCCGACGGGTCGCGGCGCGCGCACGACCTCGGACGCGACGAGGCCGGCACCGGGTCACATGGACCCGGTGCCGGCCTCGCGGTGCTAGCTGGCGTGAGCTTCGGCTACTGCGCGTCGCGCTGGTTGGCCAGCTTCACAGCCTTCTGCACGGCCTTCTCGGCGATCTCGAGCTGCGCTGCCCACTCCGCGGTGTCGTTTTCGGCCTGCGCCTCCTGCGCCGCGGTGAAGGCCTCGTCGGCCTCCTTCAGCGCCGCAGCGATCTGCTCGTCGATGCTGACCGGCTCCGCCGGGGTCTGCGGCTCCTCACCGTCGGGCTCCTCGGCTCCGCCCTCGTTCTCCGGCGCCGGCGCCGGGACCCCCTCGAGGTCGACGTCCAGGGCGTCGGCGAGCGCCAACGGCAGGTTGCGCTCGATGCCGACGCTCTCGCCGTACTTGACGATGACGTACTGCAGGATCGGGAACGCCGAGGCGCCGGTGGTGCGCACCGCGTAGACGGGCTGGATGTAGATCAGCCCACCGTCGACCGGCAGCGTGAGCAGGTTGCCGAACCTCGGCGGCGTGGCGCCCTGCACCCGATAGGCGGTCAGCGCGTCGACCACCTTGTCGTCCTGCTGCATCTGGTTGGCGACCTGGCCCGGGCCCGGCGCGTTGGCGTCGGTCATCTCCAGCAGCCGCAGCTTGCCGAAGTTCTCCGACGTCGCGTCCGAGTTCACCTGCAGGTACGACGCCAGCGTCCCCTTGCCGCGCGGCACGAACACCGAGGTCAGCGACCAGTCGTTGGTGTTGTCCACCCCGGTCGAGAACAGCCGGTACGGCGGCTGGAACACCGGGCGCGCCGCGTTCGGGTCCTCCGGGACCTCCCAGCGGTTGTTGGCCTGGTAGAACTCACCGGCGTTCGTGACGTGGTACTTGGCGAGCTGGTAGCGCTGCACCTTGAACATGTCCTCGGGGTAGCGCAGGTGCTCCATGAGCTGGTCGGGGATCTCCGACTTGGCCTTGACCACGTCGGGGAAGACCTTCATCCACGTCTTGAGGATGGGGTCCTCGGTGTCCCACTCGTAGACGGTGACCGTGCCGTCGTAGGCATCGACCGTCGCCTTCACCGCCGAGCGCATGTAGTTGATCTCGTCGGTGGGCAGCGTCTGCAGCCCGGTCTCCTGCTGCAGGGAGTCGTCGATCATGTCGTCGAAGGACTCCCGCTGGGAGTTCGGGTAGCGGTCGGTGGTGGTGTAGCCGTCGATGATCCACTGGATCTTGCCGTCGACGACCGCCGGGTAGGGGTCGCCGTCGACGGTCAGCCAGGGCGCGACCCGCTCGAGCCGCTCGACCGGGTTGCGGTTGTAGAGCACCTTGGAGTTCTCGTTGACCCGGCCCGAGAGCAGGAAGTTCGGCTCGCCGAACTTGATGGCGTACATGAGCTGGTTGAAGGTGCTGCCGACCGGCACCCCGCCCTTGCCGTCGTACGTCGTGCGCTGGTCGCCCTCGTCGCTGTCGGTGTCGGCCAAGCCGAGCTCGACGTGGTCGGAGTCCGCGCTGGCCTTGCCCACGACGGAGTACGTCGGGCTCGACTCGCCGTAGTAGACGCGGGTCTCGAACTCCTCGCGCTCGGTGAGCGCCTTGCCGCCCTCGGTGCCCTCGCCGGCGATGCCCTCGGCCCACACGATGCGCCCGTTGACCTCGCTCGGCGAGATCCGGTTGGCGTAGGCGGCGATCAGGCCCTCACCGTGGGTGTAGACGGTGTGCAGGTTCGACCAGTTCTGGTCCGAGGCGTTGATCCCGGACTGGTCGAGCTCCCGCACGCCGAGCACCAGCGGGACCTCCTCGCCGTTGATCGTGTAGCGGTCCACGTCCAGCACCTCGGGCACCGAGTAGTAGGCCCGCACCTGCTGGCGCTGCTGGAAGGTCTCGCGCACCTGCAGCGGGTCGACGACCGGCACGTTGGTGAGCTGGCCAAGCACGCTGGCGCCCTGCTCGCGGGTGGGCTCGCCGCTCGGGATCCCCTGGTAGGGGGCGCTCTCCACGGAGTCCAGACCGTATGCCGTGCGCGTGGCGTCGATGTTGGCCTTGATGTAGCTGTTCTCCTTGTCGGCCTCCGACGGCTTGACCTGGAAGTTCTGCACGATGGCGGGCCAGATCATGCCGAGCAGGACGGCGGACAGGGCGAGCAGCGCGAGGCCCACCGACGGCAGCTGCCAGGTGCGGCGCCACACGTTGAGGAAGAACAACAGCGCGCAGATCAGCGCGACCGCGACCAGGATGTTGCGCGCGGGCAGCACCGCGTTCTCGGCGGTGAAGTTCATGCCGGTGAACAGCCGGTGGTCCTGGGTGACCAGGTCGTAGCGGCCGAGGAAGTAGTCCACGGACTTGGCGAGCACGAAGGTGCCGACCAGCACGGACAGCTGCACCTGCGCGGCGCCGGAGAGCCGGTCGCGGGACTGCTGCAGCCGGATGCCGCCGTACAGGTAGTGCACGACCGCGGCGGCGATCAGCGACACGATCGCGGCCGCCATCGCGAAGTCGACCAGGTAGTTCCACCACGGCAGCTCGAAGACGTAGAAGCCGATGTCCTTCTTGAAGTAGGCGTCCTTGTCGCCGAACGACTCGGCGTTGCGCCACATCAGGAACTGGCGCCAGTGCCCGATCGCGGAGGTGCCGGCGAAGATGCCGATGACGGCGGCGACGCCGCCGAGCAGCCACCCGCGGATGGGGGTGACCGCGTCGCGGTACCGGTCGACGCTGCCGTCCACGCCGGGCATCCGGAACAGCGGCCGGTATCGGTAGGCCAAGTACATGTTGAGCGCGACCACACCGCCCATGAGCAGCGCGAACACCACGAAGAGACCCACCCGGGTCCACAGCATGGTGCTGAACACGCTGCCGTAGCCGACCTCCTTGAACCACAGCCGGTCGGTGTAGATCGACGCGAACGCGGTGAGCAGGAAGAAGCCGACCACCAGCACGACGCCGGTGATCACCAGCGCCTTGGCACGACGTCCCGGCCGCTCCGGTGCGGGCCGGGCCGGCTCTTCGTCGAACAGGTCACTCATCGTCGCCGCCCACGGTCTCGTCCTCCACGATCTCGTCGTCCTGCAAGGTGCCTCGCACCAGCTCGAGCAGACCGGGGACGATGTCGACCCCGCCCATCACCGAGCTGTCGTCGTCGTTGCTGCGTGTGCGCAGAGCGCAGTACGTCGCACCCGAGCGCACCGCGCCGGCGACGATACGAACATCCTGCGCGTCGGGGTGCTCGCGCGCGAATTCCTGGGCCGCGTAGGGGTCCTCGGGCACGTCGCCCTCGGCGGCCGGCGGCAGCACCAGCCGCTCCACCACCGCGACGCAGCCGATGATGACCTCGGGCCAGGCGATGCTGAGCAGCGCCTCCTCGAGCTCCATGCCCTCGGGCAGCTCGTCCTGCTCGATCGGGGTGAGCGAGCCGCGCTCACGCGGCGAGTCCAGCCCGAGCTGGGCCGCCAGCTCAGGCTGGGTCTCGACGATGTGCGCGGTGTCCACGAGCGCGTAGAGCCGCGCCGGCTGGTCCCAGCCGGCGGAGGCCACGTGCTTCTCCACCTCGAGTACGGCGGCCGCGAGGGCCAGGTCGACATCCAGCTCGTAGTCCATGGGGCTTCGTTGCTCGTCTCGGTCGGCAGCGGGGTGGGTCCTGCGTCAGATTCTGACGCAACGCGGGCGGTGGGCTCAGCAGGCGGGGAGCTCCGCCTCGGGGTCCTTGGTCCAGGTCTCCAGCGCGAGCCGGGCATCGTGCACGGTGGTGACCTTGACCAGGCGCAGGTCGGGGCCGAGCCCTTCGACGTCGCCGCAGTTGGCCGGCGGCACCAAGAACAGCTCCGCGCCGGCCTCCTCGGCGCCGGCGATCTTCTGCTGGATGCCGCCGATGGGCCGCACGGAGCCGTCGGCGGTGATCTCGCCGGTGCCGGCCACGGTGGCGCCGCCGGTGAGCGAGCCCGGCGTCAGCGTGTCGTAGATGGCGAGCGCGAACATGAGCCCGGCACTGGGGCCACCGACGTTGGGGTCCACCCGCAGCTTGATCTCGAAGGGGAACTCATAGCCCAGCCCCACCGAGACCCCGACCCGCGGCTTGTCGTCCTCGACCTCCGGCTTGACCCGGACCGTGAGCTGGCGCCCGTCGCGCAGGATCTTGAACTCGACCAGGCTGCCGTCGGCGTGCTTGGCGACGGCGTCGACGACGTCGGCGGGCTTGGTCACCGGCTCGCCGTCGACCTCCTTGAAGATGTCGCCGGGCAGCAGGCGTCCCTGCGCCGGACCGTCCTCCTCCACCGCGGCCACGCGCACCGCGGTGGGCACCTTGGTGCCGATCTCGGCGAGGGCGACCGCCTTCGCGGTGTCCTGGGAGGTCGACATCTGGATCGCGCCCTCGGCCTCCTCCTGCTCGGCGGTGGAGTCCGGCGGGTGCACGAGGTCGTACGGCACGATCGCCTTGTCGGGGTCCAACCAGCGCGACATGGCCTCGCCGAGGGAGAGCTTCTCGCCGTACCCGGAGGCGACCACAGTGGTGAACCGGATCTGGCCGTCGTCGTAGTACGCCTTGTGGCCGTCGACCTGGATCAGCTCGGCGTTGTCGGAGTCCTTGCCGAGGATGTCGAAGGTCGGCCCCGGGCTGTAGGAGGCGTACGGCAGCGGCACGGCCAGCGCGACGCCGCCCAGGATCAGCACCAACGGCCCCGCGATGCACGCGGCGATCAGGCGCTGGTTCATGGCGCCTACCTTCTCAGACCCGGCCAACGGCCCCGGCGCCCAGGTCAGGGCGCGGGGTCAGGAGGCGCGCCGGCCGTCGGCGGCGTCCCGGGCCCCGGCGTCGCGGGCCTCGGCGCCCTCGACCGAGCCTGGGATGACCACCGGACGCATCCGGGAGGTGCGCACGGCCACGCCGGAGGCGCGTTGCGGCGCCGGTCGCGGTGCGGCGTAGCCCGGCTTGGAGCGCGGCTCGCGGGACAGCGCCTCGCCGAGGCGGCGGGCGGCCTCCTCGCGGCTCTCGTGGGTAATCGCTGTGCGGCTCTCGCGGCCCCACCACGCCACCCACGCCATCGAGGCGAGGGTCAGGGCGGCGGCCGGCAGCAGCCAGAGCAGGATCTCCACACCGCGAGGGTAGGTCGACCACGACGGTCGATGGGTGAGGACACGCCCGGTCGAGCTAGGGAGCGCCGACCCACTCCTCGGTGCCGTCGGCGAACCGCTGGTGCTTCCAGATCGGCACCTCGGCCTTGAGGGTGTCGATGAGCGCCCGACTGGCGTCGAAGGAGGAGCCGCGGTGCCCGGCGGTGGTGGCGACGACGACCGCCAGGTCACCGATGTCGAGGTCGCCGACGCGGTGCACCGCCGCGACGCCGGTGACGTCGTGCTCGGTGCCGACCCGCTCGCAGACCTCCTCGAGGCGCTGCAGCGCGCTGGGGTGGGCCGAGTACGACAGGCCCACCACGCCCTTGCCCCCGTCGTGGTCGCGGACCCGGCCCACGAAGAGCACGAGCCCGCCGGACGCCGGGTCGTCGAGGCTGTCCAGGACCTCGGTGACCGACAGCGGCCGGTCCGAGATGGCGACGGCGCGCACCGCGGGATGG
This genomic window contains:
- a CDS encoding molybdenum cofactor biosynthesis protein MoaE, with the translated sequence MTHPAVRAVAISDRPLSVTEVLDSLDDPASGGLVLFVGRVRDHDGGKGVVGLSYSAHPSALQRLEEVCERVGTEHDVTGVAAVHRVGDLDIGDLAVVVATTAGHRGSSFDASRALIDTLKAEVPIWKHQRFADGTEEWVGAP
- a CDS encoding trimeric intracellular cation channel family protein, coding for MLLTLDLLGIVVFAVSGGLLAVRNQLDIVGVVVLAMVTGLGGGVIRDVIIGADPAAFADWRYLLAPAVAGLVTFLWHPAVGRFERSINVFDAFGLGLFAVAGAVKAYDAGLGLLASAVLGAVTAVGGGVLRDVLADRVPVVLRDGELYAIPAIAGATVAVLGKELDLAPVVVTLTGAGLTIGWRLLALRRGWVAPRPRTSPPPP
- a CDS encoding PPA1309 family protein: MDYELDVDLALAAAVLEVEKHVASAGWDQPARLYALVDTAHIVETQPELAAQLGLDSPRERGSLTPIEQDELPEGMELEEALLSIAWPEVIIGCVAVVERLVLPPAAEGDVPEDPYAAQEFAREHPDAQDVRIVAGAVRSGATYCALRTRSNDDDSSVMGGVDIVPGLLELVRGTLQDDEIVEDETVGGDDE
- a CDS encoding UPF0182 family membrane protein, whose product is MSDLFDEEPARPAPERPGRRAKALVITGVVLVVGFFLLTAFASIYTDRLWFKEVGYGSVFSTMLWTRVGLFVVFALLMGGVVALNMYLAYRYRPLFRMPGVDGSVDRYRDAVTPIRGWLLGGVAAVIGIFAGTSAIGHWRQFLMWRNAESFGDKDAYFKKDIGFYVFELPWWNYLVDFAMAAAIVSLIAAAVVHYLYGGIRLQQSRDRLSGAAQVQLSVLVGTFVLAKSVDYFLGRYDLVTQDHRLFTGMNFTAENAVLPARNILVAVALICALLFFLNVWRRTWQLPSVGLALLALSAVLLGMIWPAIVQNFQVKPSEADKENSYIKANIDATRTAYGLDSVESAPYQGIPSGEPTREQGASVLGQLTNVPVVDPLQVRETFQQRQQVRAYYSVPEVLDVDRYTINGEEVPLVLGVRELDQSGINASDQNWSNLHTVYTHGEGLIAAYANRISPSEVNGRIVWAEGIAGEGTEGGKALTEREEFETRVYYGESSPTYSVVGKASADSDHVELGLADTDSDEGDQRTTYDGKGGVPVGSTFNQLMYAIKFGEPNFLLSGRVNENSKVLYNRNPVERLERVAPWLTVDGDPYPAVVDGKIQWIIDGYTTTDRYPNSQRESFDDMIDDSLQQETGLQTLPTDEINYMRSAVKATVDAYDGTVTVYEWDTEDPILKTWMKVFPDVVKAKSEIPDQLMEHLRYPEDMFKVQRYQLAKYHVTNAGEFYQANNRWEVPEDPNAARPVFQPPYRLFSTGVDNTNDWSLTSVFVPRGKGTLASYLQVNSDATSENFGKLRLLEMTDANAPGPGQVANQMQQDDKVVDALTAYRVQGATPPRFGNLLTLPVDGGLIYIQPVYAVRTTGASAFPILQYVIVKYGESVGIERNLPLALADALDVDLEGVPAPAPENEGGAEEPDGEEPQTPAEPVSIDEQIAAALKEADEAFTAAQEAQAENDTAEWAAQLEIAEKAVQKAVKLANQRDAQ
- a CDS encoding YlbL family protein, with amino-acid sequence MNQRLIAACIAGPLVLILGGVALAVPLPYASYSPGPTFDILGKDSDNAELIQVDGHKAYYDDGQIRFTTVVASGYGEKLSLGEAMSRWLDPDKAIVPYDLVHPPDSTAEQEEAEGAIQMSTSQDTAKAVALAEIGTKVPTAVRVAAVEEDGPAQGRLLPGDIFKEVDGEPVTKPADVVDAVAKHADGSLVEFKILRDGRQLTVRVKPEVEDDKPRVGVSVGLGYEFPFEIKLRVDPNVGGPSAGLMFALAIYDTLTPGSLTGGATVAGTGEITADGSVRPIGGIQQKIAGAEEAGAELFLVPPANCGDVEGLGPDLRLVKVTTVHDARLALETWTKDPEAELPAC